One genomic window of Candoia aspera isolate rCanAsp1 chromosome 12, rCanAsp1.hap2, whole genome shotgun sequence includes the following:
- the NONO gene encoding non-POU domain-containing octamer-binding protein, whose translation MQGNKGFAMEKQNHTPRKQQQQHHQPHQPQAAPANGQQVNSQNEGLTIDLKNFRKPGEKTFTQRSRLFVGNLPPDITEEEMRKMFEKYGKAGEVFIHKDKGFGFIRLETRTLAEIAKVELDNMPLRGKQLRVRFACHSASLTVRNLPQFVSNELLEEAFSMFGQVERAVVIVDDRGRPSGKGIVEFSGKPAARKALDRCSEGSFLLTTFPRPVTVEPMDQYDDEEGLPEKLVIKNQQYHKEREQPPRFAQPGSFEYEYAMRWKALIEMEKQQQEQVDRNIKEAREKLEMEMEAARHEHQVMLMRQDLMRRQEELRRMEELHNQEVQKRKQLELRQEEERRRREEEMRRQQEEMMRRQQEGFKGAFPDAREPPDMRMGQMGMGGAIGMNNRGTMGTNVPAGPPPATGPGPMIPDGAMGMTPPPPTDRFGQSSAMEGLGTMGGSTPGFNRGAPGGDFGPNKRRRY comes from the exons ATGCAGGGCAACAAGGGCTTCGCGATGGAGAAGCAGAATCACACCCCgcggaagcagcagcagcagcaccaccagCCGCACCAGCCGCAGGCCGCCCCCGCGAACGGGCAGCAGGTCAACAGCCAGA ATGAAGGCCTGACAATTGACCTGAAGAATTTCCGAAAACCTGGGGAAAAGACCTTCACCCAAAGGAGTCGCCTCTTTGTGGGCAACCTGCCCCCTGATATCACCGAGGAGGAGATGAGGAAGATGTTTGAGAAATACGGGAAAGCTGGCGAAGTGTTCATTCACAAGGACAAAGGCTTTGGCTTCATCAGGCTG GAAACTCGGACCTTGGCTGAGATTGCAAAGGTAGAGCTGGACAACATGCCTCTTCGTGGTAAGCAGCTGCGTGTGCGCTTTGCTTGCCACAGCGCGTCGCTGACTGTCAGGAACCTGCCACAGTTTGTGTCTAATGAGCTCCTGGAAGAGGCTTTTTCCATGTTTGGCCAAGTCGAGAGAGCTGTGGTCATTGTGGACGACAGAGGCCGGCCGTCTGGAAAAGGCATTGTGGAATTCTCGGGAAAACCGGCTGCCAGAAAAGCCCTGGACAGATGTAGCGAGGGGTCCTTCTTGTTGACTAC GTTCCCTCGGCCTGTGACGGTGGAGCCCATGGACCAGTATGATGATGAGGAGGGGTTGCCAGAAAAGCTGGTCATCAAAAACCAGCAATATCACAA GGAACGTGAGCAGCCTCCCCGCTTTGCACAGCCCGGCTCCTTCGAGTACGAGTACGCCATGCGCTGGAAGGCCCTAATCGAgatggagaagcagcagcaggagcaagtgGACCGCAATATTAAGGAGGCCCGGGAGAagctggagatggagatggaggcaGCTCGTCACGAGCACCAGGTTATGCTGATGCGGCAAG ATTTAATGAGGCGCCAGGAAGAGCTCAGGCGCATGGAGGAACTGCACAATCAGGAGGTGCAGAAGCGGAAACAGCTGGAACTCAG GCAAGAAGAGGAACGCCGGCGCCGGGAGGAAGAGATGAGGCGACAGCAGGAAGAGATGATGAGGCGACAGCAGGAGGGATTTAAGGGAGCCTTCCCTGATGCG AGAGAACCTCCTGACATGCGAATGGGGCAGATGGGGATGGGAG gtgcaatagGTATGAATAACAGGGGGACCATGGGCACCAATGTCCCTGCGGGCCCTCCGCCTGCGACTGGACCTGGACCAATGATCCCTGATGGAGCCATGGGAATG ACCCCTCCACCACCAACCGATCGCTTCGGACAGAGCAGTGCCATGGAAGGACTGGGAACCATGGGAGGGAGCACACCAGGATTCAACCGGGGCGCTCCCGGAGGAGATTTTGGCCCTAACAAGCGTCGCCGATACTAA